The following are encoded together in the uncultured Sphaerochaeta sp. genome:
- a CDS encoding KamA family radical SAM protein, with protein MQTRDNMTIVTTKEALGHYLSLTEEEIAFDEHISCSLPMKIPTYFLSLINPEDPKDPLRRQVVPSREEQISEPKGTTDPLEEVRYSVQDRLIHRYKNRVAFLTTDICPLYCRHCFRRRFTGTFQGPASETQISEAATYVAHHQEVTEILFTGGDVLTLSDTRLQSMIEAFRSKRPDLVIRLCTRMPASYPARITDSLITMLKQFSSAPFYLMCQFNHPKELTPQAIEAIDRFVDAGIPAMNQTVLLRGVNDDANVLVKLCNRLVSNRIKPYYLFQGDLVEGTAHFRVPIEKGLHLEEQLRQRLSGLAMPVYAIDLPEGGGKVPLGRNYLLGKNQQGAWMFRNAEGVIRTYPDPIREELSDQGHLE; from the coding sequence ATGCAAACTCGTGATAATATGACAATAGTCACTACAAAAGAAGCACTGGGACATTACCTCTCCCTTACTGAGGAAGAGATTGCCTTTGATGAACATATAAGCTGTTCTCTCCCTATGAAAATACCTACCTATTTTCTCTCCTTGATCAATCCAGAAGATCCTAAGGATCCACTCAGACGCCAGGTAGTCCCCTCAAGAGAGGAACAGATTTCCGAACCCAAGGGGACCACAGACCCTTTGGAGGAAGTCAGGTACAGTGTTCAAGACCGACTCATTCACCGGTACAAGAACAGGGTCGCCTTTCTGACCACTGATATCTGTCCTCTGTATTGCAGGCACTGTTTTCGTCGCCGTTTCACGGGGACTTTCCAGGGTCCTGCAAGTGAAACCCAGATCAGTGAGGCAGCAACCTATGTTGCCCATCACCAAGAAGTGACAGAGATACTCTTTACTGGGGGTGATGTCCTTACCCTCTCTGATACCCGCTTACAGTCCATGATAGAAGCGTTCAGAAGCAAGCGCCCTGACCTTGTAATCCGACTCTGCACAAGAATGCCAGCTTCCTATCCTGCAAGGATCACAGACTCCTTGATCACCATGCTGAAGCAGTTCTCTAGTGCCCCGTTTTACCTCATGTGTCAGTTCAACCATCCGAAGGAACTCACCCCACAGGCAATTGAAGCGATAGACCGCTTTGTTGATGCAGGTATTCCTGCAATGAACCAGACAGTATTGCTCCGAGGGGTAAATGATGATGCCAACGTGCTTGTTAAGCTTTGCAATCGCCTGGTTTCCAACAGAATCAAACCGTACTACCTCTTTCAAGGAGACCTCGTGGAAGGAACCGCTCACTTCCGTGTCCCCATCGAGAAGGGGCTTCACCTAGAAGAGCAACTGAGACAGCGTCTCTCAGGTCTTGCCATGCCGGTTTATGCAATAGATCTCCCTGAAGGTGGGGGAAAGGTCCCTCTGGGCAGAAACTATCTACTGGGTAAAAACCAACAAGGTGCATGGATGTTCAGAAATGCAGAGGGAGTAATCAGGACCTACCCGGATCCAATCAGAGAGGAGCTATCCGATCAAGGACATCTTGAATAG
- the coaE gene encoding dephospho-CoA kinase (Dephospho-CoA kinase (CoaE) performs the final step in coenzyme A biosynthesis.), with protein sequence MMVIGLTGRACAGKDQYAKVFASFGCQVVDVDSLGHDALNESKDALRKAFGQAVVYDGKVDRKALGTLVFSNPEKLRELESITHPRMVEMCKQLIQEAREEQKPALILNAALLGRMGLEPLCDHILFIKAPFLLRFIRCSGREGLSFKRFLERERAQLDIVPETDVQGLEVVVLGNHRSKKVIHRQVITYCDTIGLRISSQR encoded by the coding sequence ATGATGGTTATCGGGTTGACCGGTAGGGCATGTGCCGGCAAGGACCAGTATGCAAAGGTGTTTGCTTCTTTTGGTTGCCAAGTGGTTGATGTTGACTCCTTGGGTCATGATGCACTCAATGAGAGCAAGGATGCTCTGAGGAAAGCCTTTGGGCAAGCAGTGGTATACGACGGGAAGGTCGACAGAAAGGCATTGGGAACACTGGTTTTCAGCAACCCGGAAAAGCTGAGGGAGCTCGAGTCGATAACCCACCCAAGGATGGTTGAAATGTGTAAACAACTTATTCAGGAGGCAAGAGAGGAGCAAAAGCCAGCACTCATTCTCAATGCTGCGCTCCTTGGGCGTATGGGCTTGGAGCCTCTGTGTGACCATATATTGTTTATCAAGGCACCGTTTCTGTTACGTTTTATTCGCTGTAGTGGGAGAGAAGGGCTCTCCTTCAAACGATTCCTTGAACGAGAGAGAGCACAGTTGGATATTGTTCCAGAGACCGATGTGCAAGGTTTGGAAGTGGTGGTATTGGGTAATCACCGCTCAAAGAAGGTAATTCATCGACAAGTCATAACCTATTGTGATACCATAGGATTACGAATTTCATCTCAGCGATGA